From a single Bacillus sp. NEB1478 genomic region:
- the mazG gene encoding nucleoside triphosphate pyrophosphohydrolase has protein sequence MKKITVIGLGAGNLDQMTLGIYRLIKETETVYTRTKDHPAIEELAAEGKSFIFFDEIYEKHDRFEPVYEEIASVLFQAAQTNDHIIYAVPGHPLVAEQSVQILLNKAAENNVEVSVAGGKSFLDEMYTALKIDPIEGCQIVDGTAMQKDEIQIRHHLVIVQVYDAFIASEVKLTLMEKYPDDYEVTVVTAAGSTGESITRVPLYELDQAVTLNNLTAVYVPPVKDESMLYRDFSFLKNVIARLRGPGGCPWDQKQTHVTLKKYLIEEAYEVLDAIDEEDDEAIAEELGDVMLQILLHAQIGEEEGFFAIEDVIEALTEKMIRRHPHVFGDVKAEDADEVVANWEAIKAKEKGKLERESLLDGVPTGLPAMQRAFQYQKKAAKVGFDWEDIEPVYDKIMEELKEFQDAEGEEQLKELGDILFSVVNLARFYKIDPEEALNATNRKFYKRFNYIESSLKAKNLSFDDVSLEEMDRFWNEAK, from the coding sequence ATGAAGAAGATTACAGTTATAGGACTTGGAGCCGGAAACTTAGATCAAATGACGTTAGGGATCTACCGGCTGATAAAGGAAACAGAAACGGTATATACAAGAACAAAAGATCATCCTGCTATTGAAGAGCTCGCAGCAGAAGGGAAATCTTTTATTTTCTTTGATGAAATCTATGAAAAACACGATCGGTTTGAACCGGTTTATGAAGAAATTGCTTCTGTACTTTTTCAAGCAGCACAAACAAATGATCATATTATTTACGCAGTACCTGGCCATCCGCTTGTGGCTGAGCAATCTGTACAAATACTTTTAAATAAAGCAGCTGAAAACAATGTAGAGGTAAGTGTTGCCGGCGGAAAAAGCTTTCTGGATGAAATGTATACTGCTCTGAAAATCGATCCCATTGAAGGATGCCAAATAGTAGATGGAACCGCTATGCAAAAAGATGAAATACAAATTCGGCATCATCTTGTAATTGTACAAGTGTATGACGCGTTTATCGCATCAGAAGTGAAGTTAACGCTCATGGAAAAATACCCTGATGATTATGAAGTAACAGTCGTAACTGCAGCAGGAAGTACCGGTGAATCGATAACGAGAGTTCCGCTTTACGAACTAGACCAAGCAGTCACATTAAACAACTTAACTGCTGTTTACGTACCGCCAGTTAAAGACGAATCCATGTTGTATCGCGATTTTTCTTTTTTGAAAAACGTAATTGCAAGATTAAGAGGTCCAGGAGGCTGTCCATGGGATCAAAAACAGACGCATGTCACTTTGAAAAAATATTTAATAGAAGAAGCATATGAAGTATTAGATGCGATCGACGAGGAAGATGATGAAGCCATAGCAGAAGAACTGGGAGATGTAATGCTCCAAATACTGCTGCATGCTCAAATTGGTGAAGAAGAAGGATTCTTTGCTATTGAAGATGTGATAGAAGCACTGACCGAAAAGATGATACGCCGCCATCCTCATGTTTTTGGAGATGTAAAGGCTGAGGATGCTGATGAAGTCGTTGCAAATTGGGAAGCGATTAAAGCGAAAGAAAAAGGGAAGTTAGAGCGAGAGTCGTTGCTTGATGGTGTTCCTACAGGGTTGCCTGCTATGCAAAGAGCATTTCAATACCAGAAAAAAGCGGCAAAAGTTGGTTTTGACTGGGAAGACATAGAACCGGTTTATGATAAGATTATGGAAGAGTTAAAAGAATTTCAAGATGCTGAAGGAGAAGAGCAGCTAAAAGAATTAGGAGACATCTTGTTCTCTGTCGTTAATTTAGCGAGATTTTATAAAATAGACCCTGAGGAAGCATTGAATGCAACAAACCGAAAGTTCTACAAACGTTTTAACTATATAGAATCGTCGTTAAAAGCAAAAAATCTTTCATTTGATGACGTTTCTTTAGAAGAAATGGACCGTTTTTGGAACGAGGCAAAATAA
- the spoVT gene encoding stage V sporulation protein T, translated as MKATGIVRRIDDLGRVVIPKEIRRTLRIREGDPLEIFVDRDGEVILKKYSPINELGDFAKEYAESLSDSTGHVVLIADRDTYIAVAGGSKKDYHNKSIGKVVETSMSDRKTLVESNGTEAELIDGIKENTSHVIAPIIAGGDPIGAVVMIGKEGKKLSDLEQKLAETAAGFLARQMEH; from the coding sequence ATGAAAGCGACTGGTATCGTTCGACGTATTGATGACCTGGGGCGCGTTGTTATTCCAAAAGAAATCCGCAGAACGCTGCGAATTCGTGAGGGTGACCCGCTTGAAATTTTTGTAGACAGAGATGGAGAAGTCATTCTAAAAAAATATTCTCCAATCAATGAATTAGGAGATTTTGCAAAGGAATATGCAGAAAGTCTTTCTGACAGTACAGGTCATGTTGTACTTATTGCTGACCGTGATACATACATTGCGGTAGCTGGCGGATCCAAAAAAGATTATCATAATAAAAGCATCGGAAAAGTCGTGGAAACATCCATGAGTGACCGTAAAACATTGGTGGAATCCAATGGAACTGAAGCCGAGCTTATTGACGGCATTAAAGAAAATACTTCCCATGTAATCGCACCTATTATTGCAGGCGGAGATCCGATTGGTGCTGTTGTCATGATCGGAAAAGAAGGTAAAAAACTTTCGGATTTGGAACAAAAACTTGCTGAAACAGCAGCAGGATTTTTGGCAAGACAGATGGAGCACTAG
- a CDS encoding polysaccharide biosynthesis protein, protein MKSKTSSVWEGAMLLTAAGLVVKLLSVVYRIPYQNMTGDFGFYVFQQAYPFYAIAVAVAFTGFPMALSKMIASEKTVNDHLIKTSFWTSCFLGVISFLLLFFSATYIADLMGDSQLYLPIRVISILFLFIPLSAYLRGMYQGYGDMQLTAVSQLIEQTIRVSGILLLSYYFVMNNYSSYTTGAGAIAGSVLGSAASGLFLLLFWKKGIAPPYSFQAKFRFLYSAELMKTSIYLSLSALVLGLMQMVDAFLFVNLLIDHGVNSYDAKLIKGVFDRGQPLLQLGTVAAASVALAVVPEIASLMKKKQHVEIKSLTSLSVKISIIFGGAASAGLICIMKPLNVMLFKNAEGTFALAILCGSILFVSLIYTSTGLLQGMGYGRYAAIAILAAFLVKIIGNIVFIPFWGAPGAATSTVFATFIAALIQFIKLQKVTHFWNESNIPILSYFFSVIAMIIIVKLWLLGVQTYFVEMNSRENASFLALSSSIVGAIVYFLCMMKFKFFSEKEWESLSHSVSIVKKIMSRLKKRRP, encoded by the coding sequence ATGAAATCGAAAACATCTTCTGTATGGGAAGGTGCGATGCTGCTTACTGCAGCTGGCCTTGTCGTAAAATTATTAAGTGTTGTCTACCGAATTCCCTATCAAAATATGACAGGAGATTTCGGTTTTTATGTATTTCAACAAGCATATCCTTTTTATGCGATAGCGGTAGCCGTTGCATTTACGGGTTTTCCAATGGCGTTATCTAAAATGATAGCTTCTGAAAAAACGGTTAATGACCATCTTATAAAAACATCTTTTTGGACATCCTGTTTCTTAGGTGTTATTTCTTTCCTGCTTCTGTTTTTTTCTGCAACATACATAGCGGACTTAATGGGAGATTCCCAGCTTTATTTGCCAATACGTGTTATTTCGATTTTATTTTTGTTCATTCCGCTCTCCGCTTATTTAAGGGGAATGTATCAAGGATATGGTGACATGCAGCTGACGGCAGTATCACAGCTGATTGAACAGACGATACGTGTATCAGGCATATTGCTTTTATCTTACTACTTTGTCATGAACAATTATTCAAGCTATACAACGGGGGCAGGAGCAATAGCAGGTTCAGTACTCGGGTCTGCTGCATCGGGTCTGTTTTTACTCTTGTTTTGGAAAAAAGGGATTGCACCTCCTTATAGTTTTCAGGCGAAATTTCGATTTTTGTATAGTGCCGAATTGATGAAAACCAGTATTTATCTTTCGTTAAGTGCTTTAGTACTAGGGCTAATGCAAATGGTGGATGCGTTTCTTTTTGTAAACTTATTAATAGATCATGGAGTAAATTCTTATGACGCGAAGCTTATAAAAGGGGTTTTCGACAGAGGACAGCCACTTCTTCAATTAGGGACAGTTGCTGCGGCCTCGGTTGCATTGGCAGTTGTGCCTGAAATCGCTAGTCTCATGAAAAAGAAGCAGCATGTGGAGATTAAATCTTTAACATCACTGTCTGTTAAAATTTCTATCATTTTTGGCGGGGCTGCCTCGGCAGGTCTTATATGCATAATGAAACCGTTAAATGTTATGCTGTTCAAAAATGCTGAAGGAACATTTGCACTCGCCATTTTGTGCGGTTCTATTTTGTTTGTATCGCTTATATATACGTCTACAGGTTTGCTGCAGGGGATGGGGTATGGGCGATATGCAGCAATCGCGATATTGGCCGCTTTCTTAGTAAAAATCATTGGGAACATTGTTTTCATTCCTTTTTGGGGTGCTCCTGGTGCGGCAACATCAACGGTGTTTGCTACTTTTATTGCAGCGCTTATTCAGTTTATTAAACTACAAAAAGTTACACACTTTTGGAATGAAAGTAATATTCCAATCCTTTCTTACTTTTTCTCGGTGATCGCCATGATTATTATAGTTAAACTGTGGCTATTAGGGGTTCAGACGTATTTTGTGGAGATGAACAGCAGAGAAAATGCATCGTTTCTTGCATTAAGCTCTTCAATAGTTGGAGCTATTGTTTATTTTTTATGTATGATGAAATTTAAATTTTTTTCTGAAAAGGAGTGGGAGTCATTGTCTCATTCCGTTAGTATTGTGAAAAAGATTATGAGCCGACTTAAAAAAAGGAGACCATAA